CGCCTGCCCTTTCTCCGCAGTGATGGCGAACTGTCCGTTTGCCTGCACCACCACCGTCACCGTGCCCTGGAGGTCTGTGCGGTACACGCCCGCCCCCTCCTTCTTGTACAGCGTGAGGGCTTCTGCGGTCGGATGGCCGTAGTTGTTCGGTCCCACCCCGATCACGACGTTCAGAGGGCGAACAGCAGCGAGCCACGCGGCGTTGTCCCCGTTCTTCGCACCGTGGTGAATGCTCTTGTACACCTGCACGGGCCCGAGGAAGCCCGCCGGGTATTTCTTCAGCCACGCCCGGGTCTCCTCGGTCTCGCTGTCGCCGGTCATCAGCGCCCTGAAGCTCCCGTACTGCACGAGCAACCCGACGCTGTTTACGTTCTGCTCGCCTCTGGGCATGCCGGGAGGAGGCGGAATGACCGTGATCTTCACGCTGCCGAGGTTGATCACCTGGTCCTTGGCGAGCAGGCCCTGCGTTCCGGCGTTCCTGGCAGCGGTAACGAGTTTGCTCCACGCCTGGGTATTGGCGGCGATGCCGTTGTTCAGGAAGAGCTTCGGCCTGTACAGCCGCACCGCGGGCGTGAGGCCGGTGATGTGGTCGGCGTCCCCGTGACTGGCGGCGACGAGGTCGAGGCTCTGTACCCCGTACTGCCGCAGGAGGGTCTGCAACCGCACTTCGCTTCTCCCCCCGTCGTAGAGGACGCTCTTGCCCTCTGGGCTGGTGATGAGCACCGCGTCTCCCTGACCGACGTCCAGGAAGCGGAGGGTGAGCACGCCGGGCGTGGCCTGTGCAGCGGCAAGGGTGGTTGACAGGGCCACGAGGGCGAGGAAGCCCCTCACAGGTCAATCTCCCCGGCCGGTGTGTTCCCATTCAGGACGTTCAGT
This is a stretch of genomic DNA from Deinococcus hopiensis KR-140. It encodes these proteins:
- a CDS encoding excalibur calcium-binding domain-containing protein, translated to MRGFLALVALSTTLAAAQATPGVLTLRFLDVGQGDAVLITSPEGKSVLYDGGRSEVRLQTLLRQYGVQSLDLVAASHGDADHITGLTPAVRLYRPKLFLNNGIAANTQAWSKLVTAARNAGTQGLLAKDQVINLGSVKITVIPPPPGMPRGEQNVNSVGLLVQYGSFRALMTGDSETEETRAWLKKYPAGFLGPVQVYKSIHHGAKNGDNAAWLAAVRPLNVVIGVGPNNYGHPTAEALTLYKKEGAGVYRTDLQGTVTVVVQANGQFAITAEKGQAVAPNRGKGTAAPAKGPTTPAPYRSCAAARAAGVTPLRRGQPGYSAALDRDGDGVACE